A DNA window from Streptococcus mutans contains the following coding sequences:
- the glyQ gene encoding glycine--tRNA ligase subunit alpha: MSKKLTFQEIILTLQQYWNDQGCMLMQAYDNEKGAGTMSPYTFLRAIGPEPWNAAYVEPSRRPADGRYGENPNRLYQHHQFQVVMKPSPSNIQELYLQSLELLGINALEHDIRFVEDNWENPSTGSAGLGWEVWLDGMEITQFTYFQQVGGLATQPVTAEVTYGLERLASYIQEVDSVYDIEWAPGVKYGEIFRQPEYEHSKYSFEISNQEMLLENFEKFEAEAKRCLEGSLVHPAYDYILKCSHTFNLLDARGAVSVTERAGYIARIRNLARVAAKTFVAERRRLGYPLLDEMTREKLLAEEEA; the protein is encoded by the coding sequence ATGTCAAAAAAACTAACCTTCCAGGAGATTATCCTCACGTTACAGCAATACTGGAATGATCAGGGTTGTATGTTGATGCAGGCTTATGATAATGAAAAAGGTGCAGGTACCATGAGTCCCTACACTTTCTTACGTGCTATTGGACCTGAGCCTTGGAATGCGGCTTATGTTGAGCCTTCCCGTCGTCCTGCCGATGGTCGTTATGGTGAAAATCCTAATCGTCTGTATCAGCACCATCAATTCCAAGTAGTTATGAAGCCATCACCAAGTAACATTCAAGAACTTTATTTGCAATCACTTGAATTACTTGGTATTAATGCCTTAGAACATGATATTCGTTTTGTTGAGGATAATTGGGAGAATCCTTCAACTGGTTCAGCTGGACTTGGTTGGGAAGTTTGGCTTGACGGTATGGAAATTACCCAGTTCACTTATTTCCAACAAGTAGGAGGATTAGCAACACAACCTGTAACCGCTGAGGTAACCTATGGTTTAGAACGTCTAGCTTCTTATATTCAAGAAGTTGATTCTGTCTATGATATTGAATGGGCACCTGGCGTTAAATATGGTGAAATTTTCAGACAGCCAGAATATGAGCATTCTAAATATTCTTTTGAAATTTCCAACCAAGAGATGCTGTTGGAGAATTTTGAAAAATTTGAAGCAGAAGCTAAACGCTGCTTGGAGGGAAGCTTAGTGCATCCAGCTTATGACTATATCCTAAAATGTTCACATACGTTCAATCTGCTTGATGCCCGTGGAGCTGTTTCGGTAACAGAACGTGCTGGTTACATTGCACGGATTCGCAATTTAGCGCGTGTGGCTGCCAAGACCTTTGTAGCCGAACGTAGACGTCTTGGTTATCCACTGTTAGATGAAATGACACGAGAAAAACTTTTGGCAGAGGAGGAAGCATAA
- a CDS encoding MarR family winged helix-turn-helix transcriptional regulator has translation MTKTFHSQYADNHQESTGLLFARVYNAWHGRVKAALQKVGLTHPQFIILTSLGALELQQDLITQVNLAAFSDMDVMTVSQILKLLLKKGLVERREHPQDSRAKVVFLTDAGRERMNQALPLIEAIDQTYFGQLEEQLSVFNRLLIKLEENHG, from the coding sequence ATGACAAAAACTTTTCATTCCCAGTATGCTGACAACCATCAGGAATCGACAGGTCTCTTATTCGCACGAGTTTACAATGCTTGGCATGGCCGAGTAAAAGCAGCTCTGCAAAAAGTGGGGCTGACTCATCCGCAATTTATTATTCTGACCAGTTTAGGAGCCTTAGAGCTGCAACAGGACCTGATTACTCAGGTCAATCTAGCTGCTTTTTCGGATATGGATGTGATGACGGTTTCTCAGATTCTTAAGCTCCTGTTGAAAAAAGGCTTAGTTGAGCGTCGGGAACATCCGCAGGACAGTCGAGCCAAAGTTGTTTTCCTAACTGATGCAGGCAGAGAGCGCATGAATCAGGCTCTGCCTCTCATTGAGGCAATTGACCAAACCTACTTTGGTCAGCTGGAAGAACAGCTGTCGGTTTTCAATCGGCTTTTAATAAAACTGGAGGAAAATCATGGTTAA
- a CDS encoding TetR/AcrR family transcriptional regulator — MKFTDIRYLRTEKLIFDAFVKLLSDKPYEKITIQDIADEAMINRATFYSHYADKDTLQQGIQKQMIEQLSDMIDAAQVTTDDTVKVKKAESLLSHYYHSLEKNPSIAKIVLKNISQEILQNDFSQLLHQKYDHLLTKLNVTESGEPVPTDFIVAYLTSIFVGTLMWWIQSDFDMPAKELARLVIKLISNGHLTVMGVNINRED, encoded by the coding sequence ATGAAATTTACTGATATTCGTTATTTGCGGACGGAAAAATTAATTTTTGATGCCTTTGTTAAATTACTGAGTGACAAACCTTATGAAAAAATTACTATTCAAGATATTGCTGATGAGGCTATGATTAATCGGGCAACCTTTTATTCTCATTATGCCGATAAGGATACCTTACAGCAAGGCATTCAAAAACAAATGATTGAGCAGCTGTCCGATATGATTGATGCAGCGCAAGTTACTACTGATGATACGGTCAAGGTCAAAAAAGCAGAGAGTCTGTTAAGTCATTATTATCACAGTTTAGAAAAAAATCCCTCTATTGCTAAAATTGTTTTAAAAAATATTTCTCAAGAAATTCTTCAAAACGATTTCAGTCAATTATTGCATCAAAAATATGATCATCTCTTAACAAAACTTAATGTCACAGAATCTGGGGAACCCGTACCAACAGATTTTATTGTTGCTTATTTGACCAGCATTTTTGTTGGGACTTTGATGTGGTGGATCCAGTCTGATTTCGATATGCCTGCAAAAGAATTGGCTCGTTTGGTCATTAAACTCATTAGCAATGGTCACTTGACTGTTATGGGAGTTAATATTAATCGTGAGGATTGA
- a CDS encoding SRPBCC family protein, with translation MKFSFELAVNAKKEDAWTYYSQVNQWFVWEGDLEQISLEGEFTTGQKGKMKMEDMPELAFTLVEVRENQCFSDLTATPFGNVLFEHEILENPDGTISLRHSVSLTDSDTTKEALAFLKQIFADVPESVGKLKQILETV, from the coding sequence ATGAAATTTTCTTTTGAATTGGCGGTTAATGCTAAAAAAGAGGACGCTTGGACCTACTATTCTCAAGTTAATCAGTGGTTTGTCTGGGAGGGTGATTTGGAACAAATTAGTTTGGAGGGTGAATTCACTACAGGGCAAAAGGGGAAAATGAAGATGGAGGATATGCCTGAACTTGCCTTCACTTTAGTTGAGGTGCGTGAGAATCAGTGTTTTTCTGATTTAACAGCAACGCCTTTTGGCAATGTCCTCTTTGAACATGAGATACTTGAAAATCCTGACGGTACCATTAGTCTAAGGCATTCAGTTTCTTTGACAGACAGCGATACGACAAAGGAGGCTTTAGCCTTTTTGAAACAGATTTTTGCTGATGTGCCCGAAAGTGTCGGAAAGCTGAAACAAATCTTGGAGACAGTATGA
- the nagA gene encoding N-acetylglucosamine-6-phosphate deacetylase — MTTYIKANKFYYPYETKLGGYLELVDDSFGKWLSTVPEGAQVLDYSGYEIAPGLVDTHIHGFAGADVMDNKEESLATMSRELLSAGVTSFLPTGLTASFETLNKVCQTTAKFAGKETGAHIQGLFFEGPYFTEKYKGAQNPSYMRNPSTSELDQWLASSKGLLKKIALAPEREGTAEFISYACKRGVVVALGHSDATYQEAVEAVEAGASVWVHAYNGMRGLNHREPGMVGAVYDIPNTYAELICDGYHVHTCACDILLHQKRPDHVVLITDCMSAGGQPDGNYMLGEYPVTVENGTARLKSNGALAGSILQLKDGVKNIVDWGLVSKADAIMMASLIPAISVGIDDVCGQIKEGHLADFIVLDKEMNLRATYLAGKKVYEYQ, encoded by the coding sequence GTGACGACATACATTAAAGCAAATAAGTTTTATTATCCTTATGAAACAAAATTGGGTGGTTATTTAGAACTAGTTGATGATTCTTTTGGAAAATGGCTGAGCACTGTTCCAGAAGGTGCTCAAGTGCTTGATTATTCAGGATATGAAATTGCGCCTGGACTTGTTGACACACATATCCATGGCTTTGCAGGAGCCGATGTAATGGATAATAAAGAAGAATCCTTAGCGACAATGAGTCGAGAATTGCTCTCGGCTGGTGTGACTAGTTTTTTACCAACAGGGCTAACAGCTTCCTTTGAAACTTTAAATAAAGTCTGTCAAACGACAGCCAAATTTGCAGGTAAGGAAACGGGTGCTCACATTCAAGGTCTGTTCTTTGAAGGTCCTTATTTCACTGAAAAGTATAAAGGTGCGCAAAATCCTTCTTATATGCGAAATCCCTCAACTAGTGAATTGGATCAGTGGTTAGCAAGTTCCAAGGGACTCTTAAAGAAGATTGCCCTTGCACCTGAGCGTGAAGGAACAGCTGAATTTATCTCTTATGCATGCAAGCGAGGGGTTGTTGTGGCTTTAGGACATTCTGATGCAACCTATCAAGAAGCTGTTGAGGCAGTTGAAGCTGGTGCCTCTGTTTGGGTGCATGCTTATAATGGTATGCGGGGGCTCAATCATCGTGAACCGGGTATGGTCGGAGCTGTTTATGACATTCCTAATACTTATGCCGAATTGATTTGTGATGGTTACCATGTGCATACTTGTGCTTGTGACATTCTTCTGCATCAAAAGCGACCTGATCATGTGGTTTTGATTACGGATTGTATGTCAGCTGGCGGTCAGCCTGATGGAAATTACATGTTGGGAGAATACCCTGTTACTGTTGAAAATGGCACTGCTCGATTGAAATCAAATGGTGCCTTGGCGGGTTCTATTTTGCAATTGAAAGATGGTGTCAAAAATATTGTTGATTGGGGCCTTGTCTCTAAAGCTGATGCTATTATGATGGCAAGTCTTATTCCAGCTATATCTGTTGGTATAGATGATGTTTGCGGTCAAATAAAAGAAGGACACCTAGCAGATTTTATCGTGTTGGATAAAGAGATGAACTTACGCGCAACTTATTTAGCAGGTAAAAAAGTTTATGAATATCAATAA
- a CDS encoding DUF3021 domain-containing protein: MKTIVSNILSGIRTGSLVYLLVLLFNVQKSPVSKSNIVSIFIMSACIGVISLIFESERFSFLKLLIIHFWVTLGVVSAMMIYNGWADILALPRFWIDFILIYIIIWGGVRLDIYLKTQKINQVLSERHKKQE, translated from the coding sequence ATGAAAACAATTGTTAGCAACATACTTTCAGGAATCCGTACAGGCAGCTTAGTCTACTTGCTTGTTCTGCTCTTTAATGTTCAAAAGTCACCCGTTTCTAAAAGTAATATTGTCAGTATTTTTATCATGAGTGCTTGTATTGGTGTTATTAGTCTGATTTTCGAAAGTGAACGCTTCTCCTTTTTAAAGCTTTTAATCATTCATTTTTGGGTGACTCTTGGTGTGGTGTCTGCCATGATGATTTATAATGGCTGGGCAGATATTTTGGCTTTGCCGCGTTTCTGGATTGACTTTATTCTTATTTATATTATTATTTGGGGAGGTGTTCGTTTGGATATTTACTTGAAAACACAAAAGATTAATCAGGTCTTATCTGAGCGCCATAAAAAACAAGAGTAA
- the glyS gene encoding glycine--tRNA ligase subunit beta encodes MTKNLLVELGLEEMPAYVVKPSIKQLRQKMGQFLETNRLSFEKIEMFSTPRRLAIRVVHLADQQSDYSEDFKGPAKKIALDADGHFTKAAQGFVRGKGLTTDAIEFREVKGEEYVYVTKNEAGKPAKEVLGGLIDVLQSLTFPVNMHWANHTFEYIRPVHTLVVLLDDEALDLNFLDIKSGRISRGHRFLGQETQIASAASYETDLRAEFVIADAKEREDMIIEQIREIEKTYNVSVEIDEALLSEVLNLVEYPTAFMGSFDEKYLELPEEVLVTSMKTHQRYFVVRDQTGKLLPNFISVRNGNEQFIENVVKGNEKVLLARLEDGEFFWREDQRLQIADLVEKLKLVTFHEKIGSLYEHMMRTKQIAAYLAEQADLTDQEKAEIERAASIYKFDLLTGMVGEFDELQGIMGEKYATLAGESQAVATAVREHYLPISSDGQLPDSKVGAILAVADKLDTLLSFFSVGLIPSGSNDPYALRRATQGIVRILDKFGWEIPLDRLVANLYQFDFDSLTYQNQADVLAFIRGRVEKMIDKSVPKDIREAVLDSSTHIVRLEVEAAAALAEKADEDHFKASIESLSRVFNLAEKSNHNEMVDTSIFENEYEQELFDAVEELHFTEDMTDNVDRLFVLSPIIDAFFDNTMVMVDDEAVKKNRLNLLDRLAQKANTIAAFNEIRTK; translated from the coding sequence ATGACAAAGAATTTATTAGTCGAACTTGGTCTTGAAGAAATGCCGGCTTATGTTGTAAAGCCGAGTATCAAACAGTTACGTCAAAAAATGGGACAGTTTTTGGAGACCAATCGTCTTTCCTTTGAAAAAATAGAAATGTTTTCAACTCCTCGTCGTTTAGCTATTCGTGTTGTTCATTTGGCTGATCAGCAAAGTGATTATTCTGAAGACTTTAAGGGGCCGGCTAAGAAAATTGCTCTGGATGCTGATGGTCATTTTACTAAAGCAGCCCAAGGATTTGTTCGCGGTAAAGGATTGACAACAGATGCCATTGAATTTCGTGAGGTCAAGGGCGAAGAATATGTTTATGTCACTAAAAATGAAGCAGGCAAACCAGCTAAAGAAGTTTTAGGTGGTCTTATTGATGTATTGCAGTCTCTGACTTTCCCTGTTAATATGCATTGGGCTAATCATACTTTTGAATATATTCGTCCTGTTCATACACTTGTTGTTCTTTTGGATGATGAAGCTCTTGATCTTAATTTTCTTGATATTAAATCTGGGCGTATCAGCAGAGGCCATCGTTTTCTTGGTCAGGAAACACAAATTGCTAGCGCTGCCTCTTATGAAACTGATTTGCGAGCAGAATTTGTCATTGCTGACGCTAAAGAACGTGAAGACATGATTATTGAGCAAATTAGAGAAATTGAAAAAACCTATAATGTTTCTGTCGAAATTGATGAAGCATTGCTCAGCGAAGTGCTGAATTTGGTTGAATATCCAACAGCTTTTATGGGGAGTTTTGATGAGAAATATTTGGAATTGCCAGAAGAAGTTTTGGTAACGTCAATGAAAACGCACCAACGTTATTTTGTTGTTCGTGATCAAACTGGTAAATTATTGCCTAATTTCATTTCAGTTCGTAATGGTAATGAACAATTCATTGAAAATGTCGTTAAAGGAAATGAAAAAGTTTTATTAGCACGCTTAGAAGATGGAGAATTTTTCTGGCGTGAAGACCAAAGATTGCAGATTGCAGATCTAGTTGAAAAATTAAAATTGGTTACTTTCCATGAAAAAATTGGTTCTTTATATGAACATATGATGCGAACCAAGCAGATTGCGGCTTATCTAGCAGAACAGGCAGATTTGACGGATCAAGAAAAAGCAGAAATAGAGCGTGCAGCTAGCATCTATAAGTTTGACCTTTTGACTGGTATGGTAGGTGAATTTGATGAATTACAAGGTATCATGGGAGAAAAATATGCTACTTTAGCAGGTGAGAGTCAGGCGGTTGCAACTGCTGTTCGTGAACATTATTTGCCAATCAGCAGTGACGGTCAGCTGCCTGACAGCAAGGTAGGCGCTATTTTAGCCGTTGCTGACAAACTTGATACCCTATTGTCCTTCTTCTCAGTCGGTCTTATTCCAAGTGGTTCCAACGATCCCTATGCTCTTCGTCGTGCGACCCAAGGAATTGTTCGTATTTTAGATAAATTCGGTTGGGAAATTCCTTTGGATCGTTTAGTTGCCAATCTTTATCAATTTGACTTTGACAGTTTGACTTATCAAAATCAGGCAGATGTTCTGGCATTTATTCGTGGTCGTGTTGAAAAAATGATTGATAAGTCTGTACCAAAAGATATTAGAGAAGCAGTTCTTGACAGTTCAACACATATTGTTCGTCTGGAGGTTGAAGCAGCAGCAGCCTTGGCTGAAAAAGCTGACGAGGATCATTTTAAAGCTTCTATTGAAAGTTTATCGCGAGTCTTTAATTTAGCAGAGAAGTCTAATCATAATGAAATGGTGGACACCAGTATTTTTGAAAATGAATATGAACAAGAGCTCTTCGATGCTGTTGAAGAATTGCATTTTACAGAAGATATGACTGACAATGTTGACCGTCTTTTTGTCTTAAGTCCGATTATTGATGCTTTCTTTGATAATACAATGGTTATGGTGGATGACGAGGCTGTGAAAAAGAATCGTTTAAACTTACTGGATCGTCTGGCACAGAAAGCTAATACTATCGCAGCTTTTAATGAAATTAGGACAAAATAA
- a CDS encoding 2-hydroxyacyl-CoA dehydratase, translating into MYKAGIDVGSTTVKVVVFDQDYHLIFSRYERHFSDVKAATIKIIQEAISKIGNQEVSIAITGSGGMGLSDAAEIPFVQEVIAATTTVEKFIPQTDVVIELGGEDAKMTFFGDALEQRMNGTCAGGTGAFIDQMAELLKTDANGVNELAKEYETIYPIASRCGVFAKTDVQPLINEGARKEDIAASIFQAVVNQTIAGLASGRKITGNIAFLGGPLFFMSELRQRFIETLDIKSENVIFPENPQLFVAMGAALDENQSQLKLSQIIDNLNNNSSDSLVPKSTLDVLFKDQDELDTWRQRHNEASALRKDISTASGPVFLGIDAGSTTSKVILTDPNGNILFEHYGNNLGQPLENIIVILKQVYQELPSTAFIANSCVTGYGEHLIKAALRVDNGEVETVAHFKAANYFNPGVDFILDIGGQDMKAMSVQDGALSSIQLNEACSSGCGSFIETFAKSLKYDVKDFAKAALLAKHPVDLGSKCTVFMNSKVKQVQKEGATVADISAGLSYSVIKNALYKVIKVKRPEDLGQKIVVQGGTFYNEAVLRAFELVSGREVVRPNIAGLMGAYGCALIAQEKYEDHAQPSKLMQLEELTAFKAEKEFTRCGLCENNCSLTVTIFNDGSKFVTGNRCERGAEKVTKIKFDRSKQKENLVDYKYKKLFKFKALSKRDAKHGVMGIPRVLNLYENYPLWHTILTDLGFRVQISPKSDKKLYQKGIETIPSDTVCYPAKMVHGHIQALIDKKVEAIFYPSVIYEQVENKQAPNHYNCPIVQGYPELIEKNMDPIRNKEVKYFHPFVNLADPASVVQALAKAFADYDDITNEQIHKAVEHGFQALTDFKTDLQTKADELLTHLAMNNEKAIVLSGRPYHLDPEINHGIANIITQEGFHVLTEDMVSGLEEVDGLRVVNQWVYHSRLYAAAKVVSKNPNLELVQLNSFGCGLDAVTTDQVEEIMRGHNKLYTVLKIDEGSNMGAIRIRLRSLKAAVKERDQKVKKAKLDHIFNQTPQFPQELENEESKQRPIFTKDMKKTHTLLMPMLSPIHQNGLIEEAFKQSGYNVVILPAMDRKAVDVGLKFVHNDACYPAIITIGQLVEALQSGQYDLNNTSVMMTQTGGGCRATNYIPLLRKALKDAGFPQIPVVSISMGNQGTEETPGWKLNYSFVKRLLISVLYGDLFERLLYRVRPYESVKGSANTLYDKWLEIARKNVKSGSYFEFNRNMKRIIREFDKLETVNFGQKPRVGVVGEILVKYAPTANNDIVGIIEREGGEAVVPDLIGFMNYSLFNQIWKADELNMSQKTKRLAKLGIDAINLLEKPMNKALEKSERFEGIESIYNIADSASKIISIGNHTGEGWFLTGEMIELLNNDVKNIVCLQPFGCLPNHIVGKGMVKELRRQYKGANIAPIDYDPGSSEVNQLNRIRLMMTTAKKMQKTKVNA; encoded by the coding sequence ATGTATAAAGCTGGTATTGATGTTGGTTCAACAACAGTTAAGGTCGTTGTCTTTGACCAAGATTATCATTTAATCTTTTCACGTTATGAACGCCATTTTTCAGACGTAAAAGCGGCAACTATCAAGATAATTCAAGAAGCCATATCTAAAATCGGTAATCAGGAGGTCTCCATTGCCATCACTGGCTCTGGAGGTATGGGACTGTCTGATGCGGCTGAAATTCCTTTTGTCCAAGAAGTTATCGCAGCAACTACCACCGTGGAAAAATTCATTCCACAAACAGATGTGGTTATTGAATTGGGCGGTGAAGATGCCAAAATGACCTTCTTTGGGGATGCCCTCGAACAACGCATGAACGGAACTTGTGCTGGTGGTACAGGAGCTTTCATTGACCAAATGGCAGAATTGCTAAAAACAGATGCTAACGGTGTTAATGAATTGGCTAAAGAGTATGAAACCATCTATCCGATTGCCAGCCGTTGCGGTGTTTTTGCCAAAACAGATGTCCAACCGCTGATTAATGAAGGAGCCCGTAAGGAAGACATTGCGGCTTCCATCTTTCAGGCGGTCGTCAATCAAACTATTGCTGGACTAGCTTCTGGTCGTAAGATTACAGGTAATATTGCCTTTTTAGGCGGACCGCTCTTTTTCATGAGTGAATTGCGCCAACGCTTCATTGAAACTCTGGATATCAAGTCTGAGAATGTTATTTTCCCAGAAAATCCTCAACTATTTGTTGCTATGGGAGCAGCCCTTGATGAAAATCAAAGCCAATTAAAATTATCACAAATTATTGATAACCTTAACAATAATAGTTCTGATTCTCTTGTACCTAAAAGCACTTTAGATGTTCTCTTTAAAGACCAAGATGAGTTAGATACTTGGCGTCAACGCCACAATGAAGCTAGTGCTCTGCGTAAGGACATCTCTACCGCTTCTGGTCCAGTCTTCTTAGGAATTGATGCTGGTTCTACCACTTCAAAAGTTATTTTGACTGATCCTAATGGTAATATTTTATTCGAGCATTACGGCAACAATTTAGGGCAACCTTTAGAAAATATCATTGTCATCCTCAAGCAAGTATACCAAGAATTACCAAGTACTGCTTTTATAGCCAATTCTTGTGTCACTGGTTACGGAGAACACCTTATCAAGGCTGCTCTGCGAGTTGATAATGGCGAAGTTGAGACCGTTGCTCACTTCAAAGCTGCCAATTATTTTAATCCTGGTGTTGATTTCATTTTAGATATTGGTGGTCAGGATATGAAAGCCATGTCTGTTCAAGATGGGGCGCTCTCTAGCATCCAGCTCAACGAGGCCTGCTCGTCTGGCTGCGGTTCTTTCATTGAAACCTTTGCCAAATCTCTCAAATACGATGTCAAAGATTTTGCTAAAGCAGCCCTTTTGGCTAAACATCCTGTGGATTTGGGGTCAAAATGCACTGTCTTCATGAATTCCAAGGTCAAACAGGTACAAAAAGAAGGAGCCACTGTCGCTGACATCTCAGCAGGACTTTCTTATTCTGTTATCAAAAACGCCCTTTACAAGGTTATCAAGGTCAAACGGCCAGAAGATTTGGGACAAAAGATTGTCGTTCAAGGCGGTACTTTTTACAATGAAGCTGTTCTTCGAGCCTTTGAATTGGTCTCAGGTCGTGAAGTCGTTCGTCCCAACATTGCTGGACTTATGGGAGCCTACGGCTGTGCCCTTATTGCCCAAGAAAAGTATGAAGACCATGCTCAGCCATCCAAACTCATGCAATTAGAAGAATTAACAGCATTCAAGGCAGAAAAAGAATTCACTCGATGTGGTCTTTGTGAAAATAATTGTTCCTTGACCGTTACTATCTTTAACGATGGCTCTAAATTTGTGACGGGTAATCGCTGTGAACGCGGTGCCGAAAAAGTCACCAAAATTAAATTTGACCGCAGCAAGCAAAAAGAAAATTTGGTTGATTATAAATACAAGAAGCTTTTTAAATTCAAGGCCTTATCTAAACGCGATGCTAAGCATGGTGTGATGGGAATCCCTCGCGTTCTCAATCTATATGAAAATTATCCTCTATGGCATACTATCTTGACCGACCTAGGATTTCGTGTTCAAATTTCACCAAAATCTGATAAAAAACTTTATCAAAAGGGAATCGAAACCATTCCAAGTGATACCGTTTGTTACCCTGCTAAAATGGTACACGGTCATATTCAAGCTCTTATTGATAAAAAAGTAGAAGCCATTTTCTATCCAAGTGTCATTTACGAACAAGTCGAAAATAAACAAGCACCTAATCATTACAACTGCCCTATTGTCCAAGGTTATCCAGAACTGATTGAAAAAAATATGGACCCCATTCGTAATAAAGAGGTCAAATATTTCCATCCCTTTGTTAATTTAGCTGATCCAGCAAGTGTTGTCCAAGCACTTGCCAAAGCTTTTGCAGATTATGATGATATAACGAACGAGCAGATTCACAAAGCCGTTGAACATGGCTTTCAAGCTTTAACGGATTTCAAAACTGACTTACAAACCAAAGCAGATGAACTCTTAACACACTTGGCAATGAACAATGAAAAAGCTATTGTATTGTCAGGTCGTCCTTATCATCTTGATCCAGAAATCAATCATGGTATCGCTAATATCATTACTCAGGAAGGTTTCCATGTGCTGACTGAAGATATGGTATCGGGTCTTGAAGAGGTTGATGGCTTGCGTGTTGTCAATCAATGGGTCTACCATTCTCGACTTTACGCCGCTGCCAAGGTCGTTTCTAAAAATCCTAATTTGGAACTGGTTCAGCTTAATAGTTTTGGTTGTGGTCTTGATGCTGTCACAACAGATCAAGTTGAAGAAATCATGCGCGGTCATAACAAACTCTACACCGTTCTTAAGATTGACGAAGGCAGCAATATGGGAGCTATTCGTATCCGTCTGCGTTCGCTTAAGGCAGCCGTGAAAGAACGTGACCAAAAAGTCAAAAAGGCTAAGCTTGATCACATTTTCAACCAAACACCACAATTTCCACAGGAGCTAGAAAATGAAGAAAGCAAACAAAGGCCTATCTTCACCAAGGACATGAAAAAGACCCATACCCTGCTCATGCCAATGCTATCGCCTATTCATCAAAATGGTCTCATTGAAGAAGCCTTTAAGCAATCAGGTTACAATGTTGTCATATTGCCAGCCATGGATCGCAAGGCAGTTGACGTAGGATTAAAATTTGTCCACAATGATGCCTGCTATCCTGCTATTATTACTATTGGTCAATTAGTTGAAGCCCTACAAAGCGGTCAATATGATCTCAACAATACCAGTGTCATGATGACGCAAACTGGCGGCGGTTGTCGAGCAACCAATTATATTCCGCTTTTACGCAAAGCTCTTAAGGACGCTGGTTTTCCACAAATTCCTGTTGTCTCTATTTCTATGGGAAATCAAGGAACTGAAGAAACACCGGGATGGAAACTTAACTATTCTTTTGTCAAACGTCTGCTTATCAGTGTGCTCTACGGCGATCTTTTCGAACGCTTACTCTACCGCGTGCGTCCTTACGAGTCTGTTAAAGGCTCAGCTAATACTCTTTATGACAAATGGTTAGAAATTGCTCGTAAAAATGTCAAATCAGGTTCTTACTTTGAATTCAATCGTAATATGAAACGTATTATTCGTGAGTTTGACAAGCTGGAAACAGTTAATTTTGGACAAAAACCACGCGTTGGTGTTGTCGGAGAAATTTTGGTTAAATATGCTCCAACAGCCAACAATGACATCGTTGGTATTATTGAAAGAGAGGGGGGTGAAGCTGTTGTTCCAGATTTGATTGGTTTTATGAATTATTCACTGTTTAATCAAATCTGGAAAGCTGATGAACTCAATATGAGTCAAAAAACAAAACGCTTGGCTAAACTAGGTATTGATGCTATTAACCTCCTTGAAAAGCCAATGAATAAAGCACTTGAAAAATCGGAACGTTTTGAAGGCATTGAGTCTATTTATAACATTGCTGATAGTGCTTCCAAGATTATCTCTATTGGTAATCATACAGGTGAGGGTTGGTTCCTGACTGGTGAAATGATTGAACTGCTTAATAATGATGTTAAAAACATCGTCTGTCTGCAGCCATTTGGCTGTCTGCCCAACCATATCGTTGGTAAGGGAATGGTAAAAGAACTTCGCAGGCAGTATAAAGGGGCTAATATCGCTCCTATTGACTACGACCCAGGTTCTTCAGAAGTCAATCAGCTCAACCGTATTCGTCTTATGATGACAACTGCTAAGAAAATGCAAAAGACCAAAGTCAATGCTTAG
- a CDS encoding EVE domain-containing protein — protein MVKFWVGVVSENHVKRGVDGGFCQVCHGKGGPLRRMKKGDYLLYYSPKIALDSNQKPQAFTAAGKMKNDRVYQFEMAPDFIPFRRDVEYYRSVQPCPIETARQHPDWKTYASQLRYGHFEVSRDFFMYIFNAMKLE, from the coding sequence ATGGTTAAGTTCTGGGTTGGTGTTGTTTCAGAAAATCATGTTAAACGCGGTGTTGACGGCGGTTTTTGCCAGGTCTGTCATGGTAAAGGCGGTCCTTTAAGACGCATGAAAAAGGGCGATTACCTGCTCTATTACAGTCCTAAAATCGCTCTTGATTCTAATCAAAAGCCGCAGGCTTTCACAGCCGCGGGTAAGATGAAGAATGATAGGGTTTATCAATTTGAAATGGCACCGGACTTTATCCCTTTCAGGCGGGATGTTGAGTATTACAGGTCTGTCCAGCCTTGCCCGATTGAAACCGCCAGACAGCATCCAGACTGGAAAACCTATGCCAGCCAGCTACGCTACGGGCATTTTGAAGTCAGCCGAGATTTCTTTATGTATATTTTTAACGCCATGAAGTTGGAGTAA